The genomic DNA TTCGTTCACGGCATCCTTTAAAGTCTGCGACCCTGAATTGGCAGGAACCACCTTAGCGCCGAGCATCTTCATCCGTGCCACATTAGGAGCTTGCCGCGCTATGTCTACTGCTCCCATATAAATGGTGCAGTCTAAGCCCAATAAGGCACAAGCTGTGGCTGTGGCTACGCCGTGCTGCCCTGCACCTGTTTCCGCAATGATGCGGTGTTTGCCGAGTTTCTTCGCTAAGAGGGCTTGCCCTAAGGCATTGTTGATCTTATGCGCCCCTGTGTGGTTGAGATCTTCCCGCTTCAGATAGATATTGGTCTGATACTGTTGACTCAACCGTGGTGCGAAATAGAGCGGTGTAGCCCTGCCTACATAGTTTTTCAGTAGGTTTTGGTATTCTTCTTTAAAGTCTGCAGAGTTGATGATGTTTAAATACTCTGCTTGCAGTTCGGCGACATTCGGATAGAGCATTTCAGGGATAAACGCCCCTCCGAACTCGCCGTAGTAGCCATTAAGGTCAGGATTTTTAAAATTCATATAATAATAACGCTATAATATCTTTTGGTTTTAGTCCCTTCTCACAGTAATCCCCAGTGCTTCCAAGTCTTGTTCATTGCTGAAGAGGACTTTGGCATAAGAGATATAGTCCGAGTAGAGAGGGTAGAGGCTTTCAAAAGCCTTGTCTCTGGTTTCCGTTGATTTTTGGGCTTTCGCCATTGCAGATTTTTGCTTTTCTTTGAGAGTGCTGAGCTCTTCTAATGCAGTTTGCACGGCGGTAAGGTCTGCCTCGACGATGTTGATGCTACTGATGTCGCTCAAGAACTCTGGGGTGTTGAGCAACTGCGCATAGAAGTTAGCCACTTGCTGATACCACTCGCTGTAAGCGGATTTTCTGTTGCCTGAGAACTCCAAGGCAGCTTGCGCCTTCACATTGTTTTTAAGCAAAATCTTACAGAGCGCAAAGTGCTTCATATAGGTCTCGTTGATGGCGTTGCGTTTTTCTTCCAGTTTGGAAGTTGCTTCGTACTGGGCAGCATACTCTTTCTTTTGGGCTTGTGCCAGTTGCTCAATGGCTTTTATCTGTTCTAAAAGCTCATCCAGTTTAGCCTCATCGTAGCTTACAGAGCTTAGAAGGCTTTGGAACTGGGCTTGTTTTCCATTAGAAAAGGCTATTTTCATCTTGTTAAGCCACTCATTGAGGGAGATGTGGGTGTTTTTTCCTTTAATGAAGACTTGATCGTTGCTGAGGTTGGTTTGATTTTCCATAATGTTTTGAGATTTTAATTAAACAATTCGATTTGTTGTAACAATATTAGAACTATTTTCTGATATATGCAAGCCTTTTTTATAATAAAAATAGCCCAACGACCTTATTTTTGATATTAATGCTCCCATAAAAAACACAAATTCTCCCATAAATCTATTTTTATTGCTTATTTTTTAATCAATGTTGGTTATTCGTTAATCAATTTTCAACAGAAATCAATCAACCGCAAAGGTTATCCGTTTCTGTCTGCGGTTGGTTCATTTCTATATGCGGTTGATTGATTTCTGTGTGCGGTTGGTTCATTTCTGTGCGCGGTTGATTCATTTCTGTGTGCGGTTGATTCATTTCTGTGTGTGGTTTACTCCTTTCTATATGCGGTGGGCTTATCTCTATGAGGCAGAATAGCCCAACTGATAGAGGAAATCCTTAATCTGAGCGAGGTTCTTTCTCCCTGGTGCGGTCTCAAATTTAGAATTGATGTCCAAAACGGTAGGCTGTTGGCGAAGGAGGCTCAACTTTGGCAATTGGTCTCCGTTAATGCCGCCACTAAGGACATATGGCTTCGTAAGATGGACTTCATTGAGGCATTTCCAATCAAATGCCTGCCCTGTGCCACCAAATGAGGCACTATCAGTGTCAAATAAAAGGTAGTCTATAACATCAGTATGCAGATAAGCCTCTAAATTGGGCAGTTGCTCACCAACACGAACCACTTTAATGATTTTAGTCTGCGGTGGTAGGTGGGCTCTCAAATATTGAAGATCTTCCAAGTGCTCATCACCGTGGGCTTGTATGGCACTAAGCTCGGCTTGGGTCGCTATATCGACCACCTCATCTAAGGGATGATTAACAAAGACCCCAACTTTGGCTTCATGGTGGATATTGGCAATGTCTTCTAAACTAAGATGATTAAGCACATAGCGAAGGGAGGCTTCATAAAAGATAAAGCCTAAATAGTGAACCCCTAAGTTGATTAAATCTTGAATTTCAGTCAAGTTGGTAAGCCCGCAGACTTTGACTTTTGGCGGTTGTATCATCTCTGGGTGCGGTTATTTAATTTCTGAAATAAATTGAGCCAATGCCTCGCCAGGTTGTTGGGCTTTCATAAAGTATTCACCCATAAGAAAGGCATCAAAACCGTTATCCTTCAATTCTCGGTAGATGTCTGGGCTATAAATAGCGCTTTCTGCCACGCTGATAACGCCCTCTGGGAGCGCTGCTCTCATCTTGATGGCGTGCTGATAATCTACTTGGAAGGTGTTAAGGTTTCTGTTGTTAATCCCCACGAGTTCTATCTGCTGATGGTACTTATCAAAGTCCTCGCCGCCGTAGAATTCTAAGAGAACGCTCAAACCTAAGTGGTGGGCACAGCTGGCTAAGTTCGCTACTTGGCTTTTGCTTAGGATATTAGCAATGAGCAAGACCGCACTGGCGCCATAAGCTTTGGCTTCATAGATTTGATATTCATCAAGGATGAAATCTTTGCGAAGCAATGGAATGCCATAGGCAAAAGCCTCTTCTAAGTCTTGCAAAGAGCCCCCAAAATAGAGCGTATCCGTAAGCACCGAAACGCAGGCAGCGCCAGCAGAGGCATAGGCAGGCACAACTTCTGAAACTTGAGCCTTCACATTGATGTCTTGCTTAGAGGGGGAGCGGCGTTTGAACTCGGCGATGATGCTATAAGGGGTTTCTTTAAGCCTTTGGATAAAATCAGGGCGACTTTGATTAAAAATAGGTCGGTCGGTAAGGGCTTCAATAGGCGCTTGGCGCTTAGCGGTTTTTATTTCTTCTTTCTTGGTTTGGACAATTTGGTCTAATATGCTCATTTATAAAAAATCTAAATGCGGTTGGTGATTAACTTGATGCTATGGGTTATGAACTGAATGCGGTTTTGCCTCGTCTTATGACTTAATTAGGTTCTGTAAGCACTGGTAAGCCTTGCCTTGGTAGAGGCTATCTTTGGCTAATTGGAGGCAGTCCTGATAGTTGCCAAAATGATGCGTGGCATAGAGCGCCATAGCAGCATTGGCTAAGACTACGGCATTTTGCTCTGGCGTACCTTTACCTTCTAATATCGTTTTGAAAATGGCGGCAGCCTCTTCTTTAGAACCTCCGCCAGAAAGGGCTTCGGCTGGTATAGTTTGGAAGCCTAAATCCTCCGCAGAATAGATGTATTCGCCACGGTGATCAATGACTTTGGTGTCTTGGGTAAGGCTGATTTCATCGTAACCATCTAAGGCATGGAGGAGCATAAAATCTTGGGGTTCTTGCTGAAGAAGGTATTGGTAAAGACGTGCGACTTCTAAGCTGTAAACGCCTAAGATGCTGTACTGAGGGCGTGCTGGGTTCACTAATGGGCCTAAGAGGTTAAAGAAGGTTCGTAATTGTAGCCCTTTTCTCAAGCCTGCTACCGCTTTTAAGGCAGGGTGGAAGAGGGGAGCGTGGAGGAAGCAAATATTGGCGCGGTCTAAGTCGGATTTAAGGTCTTCTGTATTCGTTTTGAAGCGGTAGCCCAGCGTTTCTAAAACATTGGAGGCACCACTAATAGAAGATACGCCGTAGTTGCCGTGCTTAGCTACTTTTTGCCCAGCTCCAGCCACAATGAACGATGCCAGTGTGGAGATATTGAAGGTATCCTTGCCATCGCCGCCTGTCCCAACGATGTCTACCAAGTCCGTAGTGCCCAAATCTACCGTAAGGGCAAGGTCTAAGAGCGCCTCTCTGAAGCCTCTTAACTCCTCTAAGGTAATGGGGCGCATCATATAGACCGTAACGAATGCCGTAGCTTCGGTTTCGTTAAACTTGCCTTGTGCGAGCTCTATCATAATGGCTTTGGCTTCTGCCTTAGAGAGCGTTTGGTGGTTAAATAAGTAATTGAGTATCTGTTTCATTCTGTTGTCTATGATATGGTAAGGTTTAGCGAACGACTAAGGGCGTTGGTCTCTCTCATCATTGCGGTTTTTTAATGCCCTACTGCGGTTAGTCTAAGCCTTAATAAAGTTTTCTAAAATCTTTTTGCCCATAGGGGTTAAAATGCTTTCGGGGTGGAACTGTACGCCATAAACAGGGAAGTCTCTATGCTGAAGTGCCATAATCATTCCGTGTTCATCTACGGCGGTAATCTCTAATGCTTCAGGAAAGTCCTCAGGATTAACCGCCCAAGAGTGATACCTGCCGACTTCTATCGTTTGAGGTAAGTCTTTAAACAAAGGGCTCTCCACAGGGAGGATTTGGGCGCTGGTGGCTACACCGTGATAGATTTCTGAAAGGTTGATAAGGCTGCCTCCAAACACTTCGGCAATGGCTTGTTGCCCTAAGCAAACGCCTAAAATCGGTTTGGTCTTAGCATAGGTCTTGATGACTTCTAATAAGAGCCCTGCCTCCTCAGGAATGCCAGGACCAGGGGAAAGAATGATTTTATCATAAGCGGCTATGGCTTCTAAACTGATTTTGTCATTCCGAAATACTTCTACACGGTGCCCAACAATCTGTTCTATCATCTGGACTAAGTTATAGGTGAAGCTATCGTAATTGTCAAAAACTAATATTTTCATTTCTTGTTGCGTTTATGGGTTAAATTGTTGCGGTAGAGTAGTCTATAGTTGCGGTTGCTCATTGGCTAACAGCGGTATAGGCTCATCTCTATGCGGTGGATTGTTATCTGGTTACAAAGTTTTGGCTTTCTTTATCGCTTGCTTAAGGGCATTAAGCTTGTTATTGACTTCTTGGAGCTCCAATTGAGGCTCCGACAGCGCCACGATGCCAGCTCCTGCCTGATAATATAAATGGTTGTCCTTGGCAAGGAAAGTTCTGATCATAATGGCTTGGTTGCAAGAGCCATCTAAGCCGACAAAGCCAATGCAACCGCCATAATAGCCACGTGAAGTGGGTTCGTAGCGGTCTATAAGCTCCATCGCTTTATATTTAGGGGCGCCGCTTAGCGTTCCTTGCGGAAATGTGCTCGCAATCATCTGGTATGGGCTCACTTGGGCGTCTACCTCTGCCGTGACCTCGCTGACCATATGGATGACAGAGGAAAAGAAGTGAATATCTTTAAGCTTGGTCACGCTAATATTCTTGCCTAACTTGCTGAGGTCGTTTCTGGCGAGGTCTACCAGCATTGTATGCTCGGCATTCTCTTTGGGATCAGCCTTTAAGCGTTCTGCAGCTGCCCAATCTTGAGATAAATTGCCCGTTCGTTTAAAAGTTCCTGCAATAGGGTGAATTTTTGCCTCTTGATTTTGAATAATGAGCTGGCTCTCTGGGCTGGAACCCATAAGTTTATAATCGCCATAGTCAAAAAAGAACAAATACGGCGAAGGATTGATATTCCGCAAGGCGCGGTAAACTTGGAACTCATCGCCTCTATATTCTTGCTGAAATCTTCGGCTTAGTACGAGCTGAAATACATCGCCACGCTTGGTATGTTGCTGTGCTATTTTCACTTGATCGAGAAAAGCCTCATCGGAGAGGTTGGAGGTTTCCTCACTGGTGGTATCAAAAGGATAGACCACCATTGTTTTGTACTGAATGACGTCTTGTAGGCGGCGCACCTCGGACGGAAGTCCAGAAAAGGTGTTTTCAATAATTCGCATTTCATCATTTTTATGGTTGAAAGCGATGATGTATTGGTAAAGCCGATATCTTAAAATTGGGATTTGCGTTTCTGGGCTTTGGGGCTTAAAATGGATGCTCTCAAAAAAGGGAATTGCCTCGTAGGCGGTGTATCCGAAGAAGCCTTGCGCCATTGTTTCAATGGGATGTTCCGTAGGCTGACAGCTGAATTGTTGTGCAAAATTTTCTAAAATCTTGATGAGATCTGCATCGGCATCCAAAGTCTTCTTTTTGGAGGCTTCATTGGGGAGTTTGATTTCGTAGGAGGTGTGGTCGGTCACTTCTATCCCTGCAATGGCATTGACCGCAATAAAGGAAAAACTGCCCTCAGCTGCGTTGTGCTCGGTGCTTTCCAAAAGGATGGTATCCCGAAACTCATCTCTAAGTTTGAGGTAAATTTCCATAGGGGTGTGGAGGTCGCCCATCAGTGCTTTAGACTTGGTTTTAATAGTGATCATAGTTTCAAAAGATGATTAAAAAAAGACTTCAACGGAAAACGCTGAAGTCTTTGGCTTGTATTGTTAAAGTTTCAATTTAATATATCAAAAATATACGCATATACGATTAGACCCAGCTGAAAAGTTGGAAATGCCACCATATAATATTGTTGTTGTGTATTTTCATGCTGCAAATGTAGAGTGTTTTAATGAAAAAAACAAGTTTAATATCAAGTTGTTAAAAATAAAGGGTGAAAAATCATTGATAAAGATAGGCTAAGCGCTCAAAATAATTTATATTTGCAAAAAAATTCCGAATGAAAAGAAATCTATTTTTAGCCGCTTTGGCTTTAGGAGGCTTGGTTTCAGCACAAAGCCATTCGCCATTGGCACAGCAATTAGAGCAACAGAAGTTGAAAAATAAAGTGCAATATCAGCATTATATACAACAAAAAATGCAACAAAATCCGCAGGGAAATTATGGCGCTATAAAAACTCTCGGTACCCAAACTCGCTTTTTTGATGAAAAAGAACATCGGCTTGGGTTTTTCTTCCAAAATAAACCTTATTTTTTAACGGAAGATGATACCGATCAAATTAAAAACGCCAATGCAGATGCCCTCCAAGAAGGGAAAATCAGTGGTTTGTCTCAATCTTATAATGGAGAAGGCATCAGTGTAGATGTGTTTGATGGTGGTAGAGTTTATGCCAAGCACGAGGATTTTGGCAATGAAAATAGAATCGTCAACAAAGAGAAAAACAGCGTAGATTACAGCGGCCACGCTACAGGCGTTACAGGGATGATTGGGGCTGTAGGGCATAACATCGGCGGCGGTGGCGTGTCTGGAAATACCAAAGGCATAATGCCAAAGGCGACTTTTAGAAGTTATAGTTTTAAGGAAACCACTTTGCAGGGCGAGAATAGCAGTAAAACCGTTTATCAAAAAATAGAAGCCGCACAGCCTTACCTTTCTAACCATTCTTATGGCATCAATACCGAATGGGAAAAGGATGACCAAGACCGATGGTATTGGAACGGTGATTATGATTCGGCGACGAAAAAGGCATATCATTTAGATGGTTGCTATTTAGAAAGTGATAGAAATTATGATGATATCGTTTATGCTCATCCATCTATGATTATTGTAAAATCGGCAGGAAACTCGTATGGCGACGGTCCCAGCGGTGATTTTTCTAATGCTTATTATGAAGGCAGCCAAGGGAATGATGTCGCTTTTACCGCTAATGATGTCTTACCGCCCAACAATTGTGCTGATGGTGTAGATTGCATAGGTCCAGGCTCTTTGGCGAAGAATATCATTGTAGTAGGTGCCACGGAAAAATTAAAAACTTCTAACCAACGCTACACTAAAACTTCTGATGTAGAAAAAGCCAGTTATAGTAGTGCAGGACCGCGAGATGATGGCGGTATAAAGCCCGATATTGCAGGGGTGGGCAGTGATATTTTCTTCCCATCTACCGAAAGTTCTGGTAGTAATTCTTGGGCAATGGGCGATGGCACTTCTTTTTCGGCGCCGCAGGTTACGGGGATTATTGGGCTTTGGTTGCAGATTCATAAAGATTTATTTTCTGGGAAAATGCTGAATGCGGCATCGGCAAAGGCTTTGTTAATACATTCCGCCCAAGAAGCGGGCAACAAAGGTCCTGATGCGTGGTTTGGTTGGGGCTTCGCTGATGCTAAAAAAGGGGCGGAGATTTTACTCGGAAAAAGCAATGGCGAAGCGGTTATTTTTGAAAATAAAACCCTCAAAAACAAAGCTAAAGAGCAATTGAACATCACAACCGATGGAAAACAACCGCTTAAAATAAGCATTGTTTGGACGGATCCTTCGTTTAAAAATTTGCCGACAACTTACCAAGATGCGCATAATAATACCGCCTCTCGCTTGATTAACGATTTGGATTTGAGGTTGGTCAATACAAAGACCAATCAAATTTATCAACCTTGGAAATTGGACATTCAGCACCCTATGGCGCCTGCAATCACTGGTGATAATACGGTGGATAATGTGGAGCAAATCCTTATTGATGCGCCGGTTGCGGGTATTTATCGCATAGAAATTTCTCATAAAAATAATTTGGTGAATAATCAAGGGAAAATTGCCAATCAAGATTATGCGCTTTTGGTTACGGGAGCATCTATTTACGATGAACTTAGCACTGTAGAAAATGAAAATTCCATTCAAGTGGAAATTCAAAATACGCTCATCAATGCATCAAAAGGCGAAACTTTGAGGCTGACCCACGCGGAACTCATCACCACGCCTATTTCTATTTATGATGCTTCGGGCAGATTGGTGAAAACCATTGACCAAATTCAATCTTCATCGATCAATTTATCAGGCTTGGGTGTTGGGGTTTATCTTGTGAATTTCTCAACGAAAACGCAAAAAATCACGAAGAAAATTATCGTCAATTAAAAAATAGACTTCAAATAAAAACTGCGGCTTCAATGATTGAAGCCGCAGTTTTTTTAATTGTATTTAATGGCTTTTACAGGGGATATTTTACTGATGAGATAACTCGGCAAAATCAAAGCGATGCCAGACACCAAAAGAATACCCGCCGAGATTAGGATAATATATAGTGGATTGAGCTCCACAGGAACCACGCTTACATAATAATTCTCAGGGTTGAGTTGGATAACGCCGAAAATCTTCTGTATCAATAGTAGTCCAATGCCAATCAAGTTGCCCACCAACAAGCCAGGCACCATAATCAGTAGCGTGTAATTGATAAAAATGGCTCTAATCTGTCGGTTGGTAGCACCCAAAGTTTTGAGCATCCCGATAGAATTGGTGCGTTCTATAATCAAAATCAACAGCACCATAATGATATTGATGACCACCACCAGCAGCATAATGGTAATAATAAGCGTGATGTTGGTATTAAAAATGTTAATCCAATCCACAATTTGCGGAAACCGATCCGTAATCTTTTCAGCATAATTTTTATAGCCAATCAGTTGGTCTATTTTAGGATAAGCGGTATTGATGTCTTCCGCATTTTTAAGGAAAATATCCAGACCGCCAATGTCTTTTTTATCCATATCTTGGATTTTCCTCACATGGTTAATATCGCCGATGATAAACAAATCATCAATAAGTTTAATGTCGGTTTTATAGAGGCCTGCCACCTCAAATTTTCGGTAAATGGGCTTTTGGTCTTCTTTAGAAAATATCGCAACAATGCTGTCTTTGGGCTTTAGATGGAGGTCTTTGCCTATTTTTTCGGAAATGATAATTTGGTTATTATACCCTTTTTCATTAAAGTTAGGAATGCTCCCGCTGACCAGAAATTTCTCAAACCGATGTTGGTCAAAATCCTTAGAAACCCCTTTGAAAATAATGCCAGAGAAGTTTTTTTCAGTCCTCAAAATCCCGCTCACCGTGGCATAAGTTTGGAGCCCCGAAACCTCAGGCAGTTGCTTAATTTGGTTGAGGTCAAGCAAATTTTGATCTATCACAGAAGAGTTATAAGACGCGTTAGACTTGGTGGATTTAACAGTGATGTGTCCCGAAAAATCGCCCATTCGGGTTTTAATCGCCTCTTTGGAACCCAATCCTGTGGCTACGGTAATCAGCGAAACAATAACGCCCAGCGCCACCGAAAGCCGACCGATAAAAACAATCACTCGGGAAAGATTATTTTTATTATCTTTGGAGAATGCTATTTTATTAGAAAAGTATAACGGAAATTTCAAAACTATGAATTTAAGATCCAAATTTAAAAATTTACAACTGATTTGCCTAATTTATTTGAGCGTATCTTTTTTATCTTTTGGTAAAGCGCAGAGTATCAGTGATTTTAAAACAGGTGCCGACCAACCTGAACTCTATATTCCTTTGCTCA from Riemerella columbina includes the following:
- a CDS encoding phosphoribosylanthranilate isomerase, whose translation is MIQPPKVKVCGLTNLTEIQDLINLGVHYLGFIFYEASLRYVLNHLSLEDIANIHHEAKVGVFVNHPLDEVVDIATQAELSAIQAHGDEHLEDLQYLRAHLPPQTKIIKVVRVGEQLPNLEAYLHTDVIDYLLFDTDSASFGGTGQAFDWKCLNEVHLTKPYVLSGGINGDQLPKLSLLRQQPTVLDINSKFETAPGRKNLAQIKDFLYQLGYSAS
- the trpC gene encoding indole-3-glycerol phosphate synthase TrpC, whose product is MSILDQIVQTKKEEIKTAKRQAPIEALTDRPIFNQSRPDFIQRLKETPYSIIAEFKRRSPSKQDINVKAQVSEVVPAYASAGAACVSVLTDTLYFGGSLQDLEEAFAYGIPLLRKDFILDEYQIYEAKAYGASAVLLIANILSKSQVANLASCAHHLGLSVLLEFYGGEDFDKYHQQIELVGINNRNLNTFQVDYQHAIKMRAALPEGVISVAESAIYSPDIYRELKDNGFDAFLMGEYFMKAQQPGEALAQFISEIK
- the trpD gene encoding anthranilate phosphoribosyltransferase, with product MKQILNYLFNHQTLSKAEAKAIMIELAQGKFNETEATAFVTVYMMRPITLEELRGFREALLDLALTVDLGTTDLVDIVGTGGDGKDTFNISTLASFIVAGAGQKVAKHGNYGVSSISGASNVLETLGYRFKTNTEDLKSDLDRANICFLHAPLFHPALKAVAGLRKGLQLRTFFNLLGPLVNPARPQYSILGVYSLEVARLYQYLLQQEPQDFMLLHALDGYDEISLTQDTKVIDHRGEYIYSAEDLGFQTIPAEALSGGGSKEEAAAIFKTILEGKGTPEQNAVVLANAAMALYATHHFGNYQDCLQLAKDSLYQGKAYQCLQNLIKS
- a CDS encoding anthranilate synthase component II, producing MKILVFDNYDSFTYNLVQMIEQIVGHRVEVFRNDKISLEAIAAYDKIILSPGPGIPEEAGLLLEVIKTYAKTKPILGVCLGQQAIAEVFGGSLINLSEIYHGVATSAQILPVESPLFKDLPQTIEVGRYHSWAVNPEDFPEALEITAVDEHGMIMALQHRDFPVYGVQFHPESILTPMGKKILENFIKA
- a CDS encoding anthranilate synthase component I family protein, yielding MITIKTKSKALMGDLHTPMEIYLKLRDEFRDTILLESTEHNAAEGSFSFIAVNAIAGIEVTDHTSYEIKLPNEASKKKTLDADADLIKILENFAQQFSCQPTEHPIETMAQGFFGYTAYEAIPFFESIHFKPQSPETQIPILRYRLYQYIIAFNHKNDEMRIIENTFSGLPSEVRRLQDVIQYKTMVVYPFDTTSEETSNLSDEAFLDQVKIAQQHTKRGDVFQLVLSRRFQQEYRGDEFQVYRALRNINPSPYLFFFDYGDYKLMGSSPESQLIIQNQEAKIHPIAGTFKRTGNLSQDWAAAERLKADPKENAEHTMLVDLARNDLSKLGKNISVTKLKDIHFFSSVIHMVSEVTAEVDAQVSPYQMIASTFPQGTLSGAPKYKAMELIDRYEPTSRGYYGGCIGFVGLDGSCNQAIMIRTFLAKDNHLYYQAGAGIVALSEPQLELQEVNNKLNALKQAIKKAKTL
- a CDS encoding S8 family peptidase, with the translated sequence MKRNLFLAALALGGLVSAQSHSPLAQQLEQQKLKNKVQYQHYIQQKMQQNPQGNYGAIKTLGTQTRFFDEKEHRLGFFFQNKPYFLTEDDTDQIKNANADALQEGKISGLSQSYNGEGISVDVFDGGRVYAKHEDFGNENRIVNKEKNSVDYSGHATGVTGMIGAVGHNIGGGGVSGNTKGIMPKATFRSYSFKETTLQGENSSKTVYQKIEAAQPYLSNHSYGINTEWEKDDQDRWYWNGDYDSATKKAYHLDGCYLESDRNYDDIVYAHPSMIIVKSAGNSYGDGPSGDFSNAYYEGSQGNDVAFTANDVLPPNNCADGVDCIGPGSLAKNIIVVGATEKLKTSNQRYTKTSDVEKASYSSAGPRDDGGIKPDIAGVGSDIFFPSTESSGSNSWAMGDGTSFSAPQVTGIIGLWLQIHKDLFSGKMLNAASAKALLIHSAQEAGNKGPDAWFGWGFADAKKGAEILLGKSNGEAVIFENKTLKNKAKEQLNITTDGKQPLKISIVWTDPSFKNLPTTYQDAHNNTASRLINDLDLRLVNTKTNQIYQPWKLDIQHPMAPAITGDNTVDNVEQILIDAPVAGIYRIEISHKNNLVNNQGKIANQDYALLVTGASIYDELSTVENENSIQVEIQNTLINASKGETLRLTHAELITTPISIYDASGRLVKTIDQIQSSSINLSGLGVGVYLVNFSTKTQKITKKIIVN
- a CDS encoding ABC transporter permease, giving the protein MKFPLYFSNKIAFSKDNKNNLSRVIVFIGRLSVALGVIVSLITVATGLGSKEAIKTRMGDFSGHITVKSTKSNASYNSSVIDQNLLDLNQIKQLPEVSGLQTYATVSGILRTEKNFSGIIFKGVSKDFDQHRFEKFLVSGSIPNFNEKGYNNQIIISEKIGKDLHLKPKDSIVAIFSKEDQKPIYRKFEVAGLYKTDIKLIDDLFIIGDINHVRKIQDMDKKDIGGLDIFLKNAEDINTAYPKIDQLIGYKNYAEKITDRFPQIVDWINIFNTNITLIITIMLLVVVINIIMVLLILIIERTNSIGMLKTLGATNRQIRAIFINYTLLIMVPGLLVGNLIGIGLLLIQKIFGVIQLNPENYYVSVVPVELNPLYIILISAGILLVSGIALILPSYLISKISPVKAIKYN